One region of Eupeodes corollae chromosome 1, idEupCoro1.1, whole genome shotgun sequence genomic DNA includes:
- the LOC129947625 gene encoding sodium channel protein Nach: MYHKVRPKSLQNEKYHPQLAADNVTELADKLLAFGGLLLYPFDSYSTVNQELQNLNDLLVYKYGNGTYPTRNIIRRLAPKCDDIIKRCVLKGKVLKCSEVFFLRTTTSGVCCLFNYRRVSYTDDKELHEREVRAYNKSSKIHFDASGYLNSLQLVLQDNPDDYTLKEYPSDVFRVLLFYPENYPDTEIGSVIRTLVAYNEETEISIQPEILEGSDRMRQFSAKMRHCYFLEEGQQLLQQKFYSFSECILNCRTISVVNHCGCVVPVLPGFIGGVPYCVLIDVPCIALWKSIWWQWNAFDYVSEKRQPQPTLELCKHCLPSCDVVSYKANVNSRPLNIPPNGANFSAGLLNGLSPTKPTTAIRFFYQSAFSQVKTHDISGDWVVLLGRYGGICSVMYGFSIVAIIELLYFVTGKWFALWWKAIVQCYRNRQLRKVASAKHQDLYWNELKPKGAFAMREKLNDF, translated from the exons ATGTATCATAAAGTACGACCTAAGAGTTTGCAAAAC GAGAAATATCACCCTCAACTTGCTGCCGATAACGTAACCGAATTGGCTGATAAATTACTTGCCTTTGGTGGATTACTTTTATATCCTTTTGATTCATATTCTACCGTTAATCAAGAACTTCAAAAtcttaatgatttattagtttATAAATATGGCAATGGAACATATCCAACACGAAATATTATTCGTCGTTTAGCACCAAAATGTGATGATATAATAAAACGTTGTGTACTAAaaggaaaagttttgaaatgcaGTGAAGTTTTCTTCTTGAGGACAACAACATCTGgagtttgttgtttatttaattatagaCGAGTTAGTTATACTGATGACAA AGAACTCCACGAGCGCGAAGTAAGAGCTTACAATAAGAGTAGCAAAATCCATTTTGACGCTTCGGGGTACCTCAACTCACTACAGTTGGTTCTTCAAGACAATCCTGATGACTACACTTTGAAAGAATACCCTTCCGATGTCTTTAGG GTTCTACTGTTTTATCCAGAAAACTATCCTGATACCGAGATCGGAAGTGTAATCCGTACCTTAGTCGCATACAATGAGGAAACAGAAATTTCAATTCAGCCTGAAATTCTTGAAGGTTCCGATAGAATGAGACAATTTTCGGCAAAAATGAGACATTGTTATTTCTTAGAAGAGGGACAACAGTTATTGCAAca aaaattttaCTCCTTTAGTGAATGCATTTTAAATTGTAGAACTATCAGTGTTGTAAATCATTGTGGCTGTGTTGTGCCAGTTTTGCCAGGATTCATAGGAGGGGTACCTTACTGCGTTCTTATAGATGTACCATGTATAGCATTATGGAAGTCCATCTGGTGGCAATGGAATGCATTTGATTATGTCTCCGAGAAAAGACAACCACAACCAACTTTGGAACTATGTAAACATTGTCTGCCAAGTTGTGATGTAGTAAGCTACAAAGCGAATGTTAACTCAAGACCACTGAATATTCCACCAAATGGAGCTAATTTTTCAGCAGGCTTACT GAATGGTTTGTCCCCAACGAAACCGACAACAGCAATCAGATTTTTCTATCAATCGGCGTTTTCACAAGTCAAAACACATGACATAAGCGGTGATTGGGTTGTACTTTTGG GTCGATATGGAGGAATCTGTTCTGTGATGTATGGATTTAGTATTGTTGCCATTATTGAACTTTTATACTTTGTCACTGGAAAATGGTTTGCTTTATGGTGGAAAGCAATTGTTCAATGCTACAGAAATCGTCAGTTGCGAAAAGTTGCAAGTGCAAAACATCAAGACCTCTATTGGAATGAATTGAAACCAAAAGGAGCTTTTGCGATGAGAGAAAAgctaaatgatttttaa